From Nguyenibacter vanlangensis, one genomic window encodes:
- a CDS encoding dipeptide epimerase, whose amino-acid sequence MRDITVETVDWRLAEPFTVSRGTQTVQPTLRVTLRDAAGYMGRGEACPVYYRGETVAAMAAGVRQARPALAAGLDRMGLLGAMPAGAARQAVDAALWDLEAKRGGTTAFALAGVAARPVLSARTIGIRPLAAYREAAARLASWPLLKVKVGAENPLAALKAVRAGAPAARLIVDPNQSWSVAQLRDLAPRLADLGTVLIEQPIAVGDEAGLDGWVSPVPLCADELIDQAADLPKARARFQAINIKLDKSGGLTAGLALARQARAEGFGLMVGCMGGSSLSMAPAMVLAQLCDFVDLDGPLLQADDIRPGFAYANGCVAHPLIPELWG is encoded by the coding sequence ATGAGGGACATCACCGTCGAGACGGTCGATTGGCGCCTGGCGGAACCCTTCACCGTCTCGCGCGGCACGCAGACGGTCCAGCCGACCCTGCGCGTCACCCTGCGCGACGCAGCCGGATATATGGGACGCGGCGAAGCCTGCCCCGTCTATTACCGTGGCGAGACCGTGGCGGCGATGGCGGCCGGGGTACGGCAGGCGCGCCCGGCCCTGGCGGCGGGGCTGGATCGCATGGGACTGCTGGGCGCGATGCCGGCCGGCGCCGCGCGCCAGGCCGTCGACGCGGCGCTCTGGGATCTCGAGGCCAAACGCGGCGGTACCACGGCGTTCGCCCTCGCCGGCGTCGCCGCCCGGCCCGTTCTTTCCGCGCGGACGATCGGGATTCGCCCTCTGGCCGCCTATCGCGAAGCCGCGGCACGGCTGGCATCCTGGCCGCTGCTGAAGGTGAAAGTCGGCGCCGAAAACCCCCTGGCGGCCCTGAAGGCCGTGCGGGCGGGCGCGCCGGCCGCCCGGCTGATCGTCGATCCCAATCAGAGCTGGTCCGTCGCTCAGCTACGGGACCTGGCCCCGCGGCTGGCGGATCTGGGGACGGTGCTGATCGAACAGCCCATCGCGGTCGGCGACGAAGCCGGACTGGATGGCTGGGTGTCCCCGGTGCCGCTCTGCGCGGACGAATTGATCGACCAGGCCGCCGACCTGCCGAAGGCACGGGCCCGCTTCCAGGCGATCAACATCAAGCTCGACAAATCCGGTGGCCTGACGGCGGGCCTGGCCCTCGCGCGGCAGGCCAGGGCGGAAGGGTTCGGCCTGATGGTCGGCTGCATGGGCGGATCGTCCCTGTCCATGGCGCCCGCCATGGTCCTCGCCCAGCTCTGCGATTTCGTCGATCTGGACGGGCCCCTGCTGCAGGCGGACGATATCCGGCCGGGCTTCGCCTATGCGAACGGTTGCGTGGCGCACCCCCTGATCCCCGAATTATGGGGATAA
- a CDS encoding MFS transporter → MNDMQRAPIAPRPAPSPFGQEAPAASAPLSAWYALFAFCVAAILSYTDRQILSLLVDPLRMAMRLSDTQVSLLQGVAFALIYAAAGLPLGRMADILPRRHVLVGGVLLWSVATICCGFAHSFAELFAARSVVGIGEAALAPAATAMIADYFSARQRGTATSLFLMGQVVGGGLAIALGGAILSLAGSRAFAALPLIGGLPAWRVTLMILGCPGIVVACLLMAIQEPPRRAPADAAKVAAKVAAGEAARLLMARRRRLVPLYGAMAMLSVGDFSLQNWFPTLLARQFGMTPGQIGADLGTAAIAGAMIGTVSAGLLSDRRAARGGAVSRLPIAIVAAGLAAPGAAILFAPAAGWAIGLFMLWIVMSNAAGAIGITAVQELAPDAARGVALALISVFNMSVGLSFGTTATAMLADHVYLGPSGLAASITTVALPAALMGMGLFRLAARACTVADGRIVSDASPASASPARCS, encoded by the coding sequence ATGAACGACATGCAGCGCGCCCCTATCGCCCCGCGGCCGGCGCCCAGCCCCTTCGGGCAAGAGGCGCCAGCGGCATCGGCGCCGCTCTCGGCCTGGTACGCGCTCTTCGCGTTCTGCGTCGCCGCCATCCTGTCCTACACGGACAGACAGATCCTCAGCCTGCTGGTCGATCCGCTGCGCATGGCGATGCGGCTGTCCGACACGCAGGTCAGCCTGCTCCAGGGCGTCGCCTTCGCCCTGATCTACGCCGCGGCAGGGCTGCCGCTGGGGCGCATGGCGGATATCCTGCCGCGCCGGCACGTGCTGGTCGGCGGCGTGCTCCTGTGGAGCGTGGCCACGATCTGCTGCGGATTCGCGCACTCCTTCGCCGAACTGTTCGCCGCGCGGAGCGTCGTCGGCATCGGCGAGGCGGCGCTGGCTCCCGCCGCGACCGCCATGATCGCGGATTATTTCTCGGCCAGACAGCGCGGCACGGCGACCAGCCTCTTCCTGATGGGTCAGGTCGTGGGCGGCGGCCTCGCCATAGCCCTCGGCGGGGCGATCCTCTCGCTCGCCGGTTCCCGCGCCTTCGCCGCGCTGCCGCTGATCGGCGGCCTGCCCGCATGGCGCGTCACGCTCATGATCCTGGGCTGCCCCGGCATCGTCGTGGCCTGCCTGCTGATGGCGATCCAGGAGCCGCCACGGCGCGCGCCGGCGGATGCGGCCAAGGTGGCGGCCAAGGTGGCAGCCGGAGAGGCCGCGCGCCTGCTGATGGCGCGGCGCCGCCGCCTCGTGCCGCTCTATGGCGCCATGGCGATGCTGTCGGTCGGCGATTTCTCCCTCCAGAACTGGTTCCCGACCCTGCTTGCGCGGCAGTTCGGCATGACGCCCGGGCAGATCGGGGCGGATCTCGGCACCGCCGCCATCGCCGGCGCCATGATCGGCACGGTTTCGGCGGGCCTGCTGAGCGACCGGCGCGCGGCGCGCGGCGGCGCCGTATCGCGCCTTCCGATCGCCATCGTCGCGGCAGGGCTGGCGGCCCCCGGCGCGGCAATCCTGTTCGCGCCGGCCGCCGGTTGGGCCATCGGCCTGTTCATGCTCTGGATCGTCATGTCCAACGCGGCCGGCGCGATCGGCATCACCGCCGTGCAGGAACTGGCGCCCGACGCGGCCCGGGGGGTCGCACTCGCCCTGATATCCGTCTTCAACATGAGCGTCGGCCTCAGCTTCGGCACCACCGCGACCGCCATGCTGGCCGACCATGTCTATCTCGGCCCCTCGGGATTGGCCGCGTCGATCACGACGGTCGCCCTTCCCGCCGCCCTGATGGGCATGGGCCTGTTCCGGCTGGCCGCACGCGCCTGCACCGTCGCCGACGGGCGGATAGTGTCCGACGCGTCCCCGGCGAGCGCATCCCCGGCGAGGTGCTCATGA
- a CDS encoding DUF1611 domain-containing protein — translation MTPHRPALHGNSAPTASGPRSIAKPYLVFLGDAAGAAEAKTGIGVHEWAGADCLAEWRTGTIVTLGLPAMRPGEARAAGARSLLIGVSPVGGALPDGWIPHLLDALEAGLDIVSGLHQRLSDHPVIGAAARRLGRVLHDVRHADRAFTVATGRKRAGKRVLTVGTDCALGKKYTALAVTRALRGRGIDADFRATGQTGIMIAGEGVAIDAVVADFIAGAAESLSPAAPPGHWDVIEGQGALFHPAYAGVTLGLLHGSQPDALILCHDPRRRTTNWYPDYPVPGVEEAMAAYLPLARRTNPRARFVGISLNTGGMAEADAVQAAQALAPLGLPVCDPLRFGLEAVVDRLLA, via the coding sequence ATGACCCCTCATCGTCCGGCCTTGCATGGGAACAGCGCCCCGACCGCCTCGGGTCCTCGGTCCATTGCCAAGCCTTACCTGGTCTTTCTGGGCGACGCGGCCGGCGCGGCCGAGGCCAAGACGGGCATCGGCGTCCATGAATGGGCGGGTGCGGATTGCCTGGCGGAATGGCGCACCGGCACCATCGTTACCCTCGGACTGCCCGCGATGCGTCCCGGCGAAGCCCGCGCCGCCGGTGCGCGCAGCCTTCTGATCGGCGTGTCTCCTGTCGGCGGCGCCCTGCCCGATGGCTGGATTCCCCATCTGCTCGACGCTCTCGAGGCCGGGCTCGATATCGTCAGCGGCCTGCACCAGCGTCTGTCCGACCATCCGGTGATCGGCGCGGCGGCGCGTCGCCTGGGGCGCGTCTTGCACGATGTGCGCCATGCGGACCGGGCGTTCACCGTGGCCACGGGCCGCAAGCGCGCGGGGAAGCGCGTTCTGACGGTCGGCACCGACTGCGCGCTGGGCAAGAAATATACGGCGCTCGCCGTGACCCGCGCCCTGCGTGGACGCGGCATCGACGCCGATTTTCGCGCGACGGGCCAGACGGGGATCATGATCGCCGGCGAGGGCGTCGCCATCGACGCGGTGGTGGCGGATTTCATCGCCGGCGCGGCGGAATCCCTCAGCCCCGCTGCGCCCCCCGGGCATTGGGACGTGATCGAAGGCCAGGGCGCGCTCTTTCATCCCGCCTATGCGGGCGTGACGCTCGGCCTGCTCCATGGCAGCCAGCCGGACGCGCTGATCCTCTGCCATGACCCGCGCCGCAGGACGACGAACTGGTATCCGGACTATCCCGTACCCGGCGTCGAAGAGGCGATGGCGGCCTACCTGCCTCTCGCCCGCCGCACCAATCCCCGGGCCCGCTTCGTCGGGATCAGCCTGAATACGGGCGGAATGGCCGAGGCCGACGCCGTGCAGGCCGCGCAGGCCCTGGCGCCGCTCGGCCTGCCGGTGTGCGACCCGCTGCGCTTCGGGCTGGAGGCGGTGGTCGACCGGTTGCTGGCATGA
- a CDS encoding M81 family metallopeptidase, whose amino-acid sequence MKTLFIGGMDTETNSFSPLPTGRAQFALAFGDGTSRPLNSCSAQLAVWRRMAGAQGLMVHEGLCAVAEPGGFIPRAVYEDLRDRLLDGIARARPAMILLALHGAALAHGYDDVEGDLLERARTLAGPDTFLGATLDPHCHLTDRMVGAADALVLYKEYPHTDIDDTAADLFAIGIRTLRGTARPVMATWDCRMIASYPTQNQPMRGFVDAMRAAERDTPGVLSVSLAHGFAHADVPDVGAKMLVIADKSRTVARATAEHFGRRFYALRNQVTPRFLDLEAAMERIAAHPGGRSPLVLADTGDNPGGGAAGDATFMVHAALARGLENIAFAMFWDPVVVEICMAAGVGARLDMRLGGKCGPQSGYPVDLAGARVRAIGTAMRQRFGSVELPMGNAVWLEAHGLNLIVNDLRTQVFDPVCMTALGLDLGTQRAVVVKSLNHFAALFAPVAGDIIHVATPGTTSVRYGDIPYTRRSPDYWPRLADPLGTGAS is encoded by the coding sequence ATGAAAACTCTCTTCATCGGCGGCATGGACACGGAAACGAACAGTTTCTCGCCTCTTCCGACCGGCCGCGCCCAGTTCGCCCTTGCGTTCGGGGACGGCACGTCGCGTCCCTTGAACAGTTGCTCCGCGCAACTCGCGGTCTGGCGCCGGATGGCCGGGGCGCAAGGGCTCATGGTGCATGAAGGCCTGTGCGCGGTCGCCGAACCGGGGGGCTTCATCCCGCGCGCGGTCTATGAGGACCTGCGCGACCGTCTGCTCGACGGCATCGCGCGGGCGCGCCCGGCGATGATCCTGCTCGCGCTGCACGGCGCGGCCCTGGCGCACGGCTATGACGACGTGGAGGGCGATCTTCTCGAACGCGCAAGAACACTGGCCGGCCCGGATACGTTTCTCGGCGCAACGCTCGATCCGCACTGCCATCTTACCGATCGCATGGTCGGGGCCGCCGATGCCCTGGTACTCTACAAGGAATATCCCCATACCGACATCGACGACACCGCGGCGGACCTGTTCGCGATCGGCATCAGGACCCTGCGGGGCACGGCACGGCCGGTCATGGCGACCTGGGACTGCCGGATGATCGCCTCGTACCCGACGCAGAATCAACCGATGCGCGGGTTCGTGGACGCCATGCGCGCGGCCGAGCGCGACACGCCGGGCGTGCTGTCCGTTTCGCTCGCGCATGGCTTTGCCCACGCCGACGTCCCCGATGTCGGAGCGAAGATGCTGGTGATCGCGGATAAGAGCCGGACGGTCGCCCGCGCGACGGCGGAGCATTTCGGGCGCCGATTCTATGCGCTGCGCAACCAGGTCACGCCCCGCTTTCTCGATCTCGAGGCCGCGATGGAGCGGATTGCGGCCCATCCCGGCGGCAGGTCCCCCCTCGTACTCGCGGACACGGGCGACAATCCCGGCGGCGGGGCCGCGGGCGATGCGACGTTCATGGTGCATGCCGCCCTGGCGCGGGGCCTGGAAAATATCGCCTTCGCGATGTTCTGGGACCCGGTCGTGGTCGAGATCTGCATGGCGGCCGGCGTCGGGGCACGTCTCGACATGCGCCTGGGCGGCAAGTGCGGCCCGCAATCGGGGTACCCCGTCGATCTCGCGGGCGCCCGCGTCAGGGCCATCGGCACCGCGATGAGGCAACGCTTCGGGTCGGTCGAACTCCCGATGGGCAACGCCGTATGGCTCGAGGCGCATGGACTCAACCTGATCGTCAACGACCTGCGGACGCAGGTCTTCGATCCGGTCTGCATGACGGCGCTGGGGCTCGATCTTGGAACGCAAAGAGCCGTCGTGGTCAAATCCCTCAACCATTTCGCCGCTCTCTTCGCGCCCGTGGCCGGGGACATCATCCACGTCGCCACGCCCGGCACGACGTCGGTGCGGTACGGCGATATTCCCTATACCCGCCGGTCGCCCGATTACTGGCCCAGGCTTGCCGATCCCCTGGGCACGGGCGCGTCCTGA
- a CDS encoding TonB-dependent receptor domain-containing protein, which translates to MNDHPVFIRHRSRTSFLCFGTAIAGCLFAVSSPLGASAETTETTQHPMVRKADMARTASAPRATVARGGNAAAPKVGETLQVSGERVRSAGAAVAVTRAVMDRFVAGTNPMQILALTTPGANFTSDDAFGLDTYANTFYVRGYNQMQLGATLDGIPLGTQGFVNTNGVSITQAIIQDDLSGMTMSQGAGALDIFSAQTLGGAMTYVSSDPRDKAGGKVSQTFGSFDAYRTYGRVDSGILNRSGTKFYASFARTTSNLWKGAGYQSELQADAKIVQPVGPRGQVTAFFGYGNFTQANYLTVTKNMWRREGRDTTYLKPDYEKAKLWAYYAQYTADVPPGYQGVLSNDEIGDYAWDGEQIQRTYLSSIAGHFDLSDMLHSDTLAYGNVNSGVYGGTNNFLTSPSYGPVTLLPNGTVTGVPMALQMSHAGMRRIGFTQKFTIEAPRNNHIDTGLWYENNAYTYDQRLYEDYPNAAHNSLSDFKASQAHTWFEDSFNTNSFQFFLQDRWTIIPGMTLLGGFKSLIQTTHGGTKRDFTQALDQAGWDTYYRHAANGSLTAAAAFLPHFEFDYHFLQHHEVYWDIAENMRAYDYSSQQVSGQAWGGLGKNAPGATAQDVFDASRSTLRPETTWNYVVGYRYNSNLFSGSVDFYHTDYYNRLAAITEGSSNNANSAFMNVGRESMNGVDVLGTIRPFKGLEITNSFSWNDATYLSRAINYGGTNYDLAGKHQVYYPKFMYKANLNYTWRRAMFNFNVNYVGARPMTYLNDEYIPAYWLANLNLGYDFGTIGFAHHLRATLGITNLFDANYIGGVYGAASVSGDDNANLFIAAPREAFGTIAAEF; encoded by the coding sequence ATGAACGATCACCCTGTTTTCATTCGCCACCGTTCTCGAACATCGTTTCTTTGTTTCGGTACGGCCATCGCCGGGTGCTTGTTCGCCGTGTCCTCGCCCCTTGGCGCGTCCGCGGAGACGACGGAAACGACGCAGCACCCCATGGTTCGAAAAGCCGACATGGCCAGGACGGCCTCCGCGCCGCGCGCGACGGTGGCGCGCGGCGGGAATGCCGCCGCCCCCAAGGTGGGCGAGACGCTTCAGGTCAGCGGGGAGCGCGTGCGCAGCGCCGGGGCGGCGGTCGCGGTGACGCGCGCCGTCATGGACCGGTTCGTCGCCGGTACCAATCCGATGCAGATTCTCGCCTTGACGACGCCGGGGGCCAATTTCACCTCCGACGACGCCTTCGGCCTCGATACCTATGCCAACACATTTTATGTGCGCGGCTATAACCAGATGCAACTGGGCGCGACGCTGGACGGCATCCCTCTGGGCACCCAGGGATTCGTCAATACCAACGGCGTGTCGATTACCCAGGCCATCATCCAGGACGACCTGTCCGGCATGACGATGTCGCAGGGTGCTGGTGCGCTGGATATTTTTTCGGCGCAGACCCTTGGCGGGGCCATGACCTATGTCAGCTCCGATCCCAGGGATAAGGCGGGGGGCAAGGTCAGCCAGACATTCGGAAGCTTCGACGCCTATCGAACGTACGGCCGCGTCGATAGCGGCATCCTCAATCGCTCCGGAACGAAATTCTATGCGTCATTCGCGCGGACGACGTCCAATCTGTGGAAAGGAGCGGGGTATCAGAGCGAATTGCAGGCCGACGCGAAAATCGTGCAGCCCGTCGGCCCGCGCGGACAGGTCACGGCGTTCTTCGGCTATGGAAATTTCACCCAGGCCAATTACCTGACCGTTACGAAAAACATGTGGCGCCGGGAAGGACGCGATACCACCTACCTGAAGCCCGACTACGAAAAGGCCAAGCTCTGGGCGTATTATGCCCAGTACACGGCCGACGTCCCGCCCGGCTATCAGGGCGTTCTGTCCAACGACGAGATCGGCGATTATGCCTGGGACGGCGAGCAGATCCAGCGCACCTATCTGTCGTCGATCGCCGGGCATTTCGATCTATCCGACATGCTGCATTCGGATACGCTCGCCTACGGCAACGTCAACAGCGGCGTTTATGGCGGCACGAATAATTTCCTGACCTCGCCGAGCTATGGTCCTGTCACGCTTCTTCCGAACGGGACCGTGACCGGCGTGCCGATGGCCCTGCAGATGTCCCATGCGGGCATGCGGAGGATCGGTTTTACGCAGAAATTCACCATCGAGGCTCCGCGCAACAACCATATCGACACCGGGCTCTGGTACGAAAACAACGCCTATACCTATGACCAGCGTCTTTATGAAGACTATCCGAACGCGGCGCATAATTCGCTCTCGGATTTCAAGGCCAGCCAGGCTCATACATGGTTCGAGGACAGCTTCAATACCAACAGTTTTCAGTTTTTCCTGCAGGATCGCTGGACCATCATCCCCGGCATGACCCTGCTGGGCGGTTTCAAGTCGCTGATCCAGACGACGCATGGCGGAACCAAGCGGGACTTCACGCAGGCCTTGGACCAAGCGGGCTGGGATACCTATTATCGTCATGCGGCGAACGGTTCGCTGACCGCCGCTGCCGCCTTCCTGCCGCATTTCGAATTCGACTATCATTTCCTTCAGCATCACGAAGTCTACTGGGATATCGCCGAAAACATGCGGGCCTATGATTATTCGTCCCAACAGGTCAGCGGCCAGGCCTGGGGCGGACTGGGAAAGAACGCGCCCGGCGCGACGGCGCAGGATGTGTTCGACGCGAGCAGGTCGACGCTGCGCCCCGAGACGACGTGGAATTATGTCGTCGGGTACAGGTATAATTCCAATCTCTTTTCAGGATCGGTCGATTTCTATCATACCGACTACTACAACAGGCTTGCCGCCATCACGGAAGGCAGTTCGAACAACGCGAACAGCGCCTTCATGAACGTGGGACGCGAATCCATGAACGGTGTGGATGTGCTCGGCACCATTCGTCCGTTCAAGGGGCTGGAGATCACCAACAGCTTTAGCTGGAACGACGCCACCTATCTGAGTCGCGCGATCAATTATGGCGGCACGAATTATGACCTTGCGGGAAAGCACCAGGTTTATTATCCGAAGTTCATGTACAAGGCGAATTTGAACTACACCTGGCGCCGTGCGATGTTCAATTTCAACGTGAATTATGTCGGTGCCCGCCCGATGACATACCTGAACGACGAATATATCCCCGCCTATTGGCTGGCGAACCTGAATCTGGGCTATGATTTCGGAACCATCGGCTTCGCGCATCACTTACGTGCGACTCTCGGGATCACCAATCTGTTCGACGCGAATTATATCGGCGGCGTCTATGGGGCCGCTTCGGTGTCCGGGGATGACAACGCCAATCTGTTCATCGCCGCGCCGCGCGAAGCCTTCGGCACGATTGCTGCAGAATTCTGA